A single Parabacteroides timonensis DNA region contains:
- a CDS encoding L-rhamnose mutarotase has product MHEKFVGDDYEKDMQRMAADPTTQEWWKLTDPCQQAIENRASGEWWAAMEEVFHTD; this is encoded by the coding sequence ATGCATGAAAAGTTTGTCGGTGATGATTACGAAAAAGATATGCAAAGAATGGCTGCCGATCCTACGACACAGGAATGGTGGAAACTGACCGATCCTTGTCAGCAAGCCATCGAGAACCGTGCTTCCGGAGAATGGTGGGCAGCCATGGAAGAAGTTTTCCATACGGACTGA
- a CDS encoding RagB/SusD family nutrient uptake outer membrane protein: protein MKLKYLFISLILLSGTGCNDGFLDKIPTDQLSDESFWMVKEDAVKYSAATYRYLVQSGNHMVMLDCYTDNAVPVHIHAEQGDISSCTATASNPHFKQVWQDAYRGIRRCNIFLDNIAKVDMKEGEKAVLIGEIEFLRAYFHATLLKFYGGVPILTHALELNETIPSRNTEEEVYKFIVEECDKAAQKLPLTRSDNTELGRANKGAALALKAHISYLMKKYDMAASAAKEVMDLGVYSLYGNYGDLFSAEHENNSEVIFDHQYMENALDYDYTGSWIDQFFSPLMMGGWEALSPTLDLIDSYECMDGKSIQDSKLYNPDKPFENRDPRLAYSILWHGCEFGGQIYSTEGAMGNGNATRTGYTMRKYINPKNVGNEYPGWTNYILFRYAEILLIYAEAQNELNGPDASVYDAVNNIRQRPSVELPPLPASLTKDQMRDAIRRERRVEFTFEGIHLFETRSWKTTEACVNKPAYGMTFDGKKVLVEQRKFDPNKNYLWAIPLTEIDLAKGSLVQNPGY, encoded by the coding sequence ATGAAACTGAAATATTTATTTATCTCACTTATTTTGTTGTCCGGAACCGGTTGTAACGATGGTTTTTTAGACAAGATCCCAACAGACCAGCTTTCAGACGAATCTTTCTGGATGGTGAAAGAAGATGCTGTGAAGTATTCCGCAGCAACTTATCGTTACCTGGTTCAATCGGGTAATCATATGGTTATGCTCGATTGTTATACAGACAACGCCGTGCCCGTTCATATTCATGCGGAACAGGGTGATATATCGTCTTGTACCGCCACAGCTTCGAATCCTCACTTCAAGCAGGTGTGGCAAGATGCCTATCGGGGAATCCGCCGCTGTAATATTTTCCTGGATAATATAGCCAAGGTCGATATGAAAGAGGGGGAGAAAGCGGTCCTTATCGGAGAAATAGAATTTTTACGGGCTTATTTTCATGCAACTTTGTTGAAGTTCTACGGAGGTGTTCCCATTCTCACACATGCTCTGGAGTTGAACGAAACAATACCTTCACGTAATACGGAAGAAGAAGTTTATAAGTTCATTGTAGAGGAGTGTGATAAGGCTGCGCAAAAATTACCGTTAACCCGCTCCGATAATACGGAACTGGGGCGTGCTAATAAAGGGGCTGCCTTGGCTTTGAAAGCCCATATCAGTTACCTGATGAAGAAATATGATATGGCAGCTAGTGCAGCAAAGGAAGTAATGGACCTGGGGGTTTACAGTCTGTATGGTAATTATGGAGATCTGTTCTCTGCTGAACATGAAAATAACAGCGAAGTGATATTCGATCATCAGTACATGGAGAATGCACTGGATTATGATTACACAGGCAGCTGGATCGACCAATTCTTCTCCCCGTTGATGATGGGCGGTTGGGAGGCCTTGTCGCCGACGCTGGATCTTATCGACTCTTATGAATGTATGGATGGAAAATCCATACAGGATTCGAAGTTGTATAACCCGGATAAACCTTTTGAGAATCGTGATCCTCGCCTGGCTTATTCTATCTTGTGGCATGGCTGTGAATTCGGAGGACAGATATACAGCACGGAAGGAGCAATGGGGAATGGAAATGCCACCCGTACCGGCTATACCATGCGTAAATATATTAATCCAAAGAATGTAGGAAACGAATATCCCGGCTGGACTAATTATATCCTGTTCCGCTATGCTGAGATATTACTGATCTACGCAGAAGCCCAGAATGAGCTAAATGGACCGGATGCTTCCGTATATGATGCTGTGAACAACATCCGTCAGCGTCCAAGTGTAGAACTACCTCCTTTACCGGCTAGTCTGACGAAGGATCAAATGCGTGATGCTATTCGACGTGAGCGCCGTGTGGAATTTACCTTTGAAGGGATCCATTTGTTTGAAACCCGTAGTTGGAAGACAACCGAAGCTTGTGTGAATAAACCAGCTTACGGTATGACTTTCGACGGGAAAAAAGTATTGGTGGAACAACGCAAGTTCGATCCGAACAAGAATTACTTATGGGCAATTCCTTTAACTGAAATCGATTTGGCCAAAGGTTCATTGGTACAGAATCCAGGATATTGA
- a CDS encoding TonB-dependent receptor: MYKKLVGRSLILALLLSGSLSVDAQKITQQFRNVPLKTVLKEVEKQLQYSVIYKKDEVNENKQITHNFKDASVEEVLSVILDNGLSYSIQGKMIVISQKTTKASVSQQKKKVAGVVRDKTGEPVIGANVIERGTTNGTVTDLDGHFTLEVPQNAILQVSYIGYMEQNIPVNNRNDIPVSLLDDTQNLDEIVVVGYGTQKKVNLTGAVSSVKAEVLENRTTSDPVNMLTGNVSGVTIVQNAGQPGADGAALRVRGVGTLGNSEAMVIVDGVESSMSNVDPNDIENISVLKDAAAASIYGVRAANGVVLITTKRGAVGKPVISYNGYVGWQQATRLPKYLDSYNYGVLLNEAYKNDGLEGLYDDTALQKLKDGSDPDHFANSDWLDALFSENGLFHNHHLSVNGGSEAIKYSLSFGYHNKEGLMPNTDYNKFNVRSNLDAKINDRLNVSLNLSAYRSRMAAPSTGITDIMYYAFRETPVTPIQFQNGNYGLFKNEHNSVASARESGLARTYNNNFQGSASFTYKILEGLSLRGNASTTFNLKDEHTFLRSMKFYTADSTDPIRTTRSSVENKDNKMLEVNLQAYLDYAKSFGKHDLKGLLGYSQLYNQYRILGASRKDLPLNNSLGEINAGDVTTQATEGNKVEYALRSAFARVNYTFDNRYLLEANLRYDGTSRFPKYNRFGAFPSFSAGWRMSEESFFTASWIDNLKFRASWGQLGNQEIGDYAFYNTYMFGQDYNFGNMLYPGISINDKMANSIITWEKTDQIDVGVDADAFGGKLSFTGDFFIKNTRDILLELPIPEIVGVKPPMQNAGKVRNTGMEMQISHNNQINDFKYYATFNFSYVHNEITDLSGGDTPGRSVGDPINNIYGYVCEGIFRDQADIDAHPTQIWGAKPGDLKYKDLNNDNKIDENDRQSLGTYFPKINFGLRLGFEYKNFDFSALMQGAGMVDAIVKAEINKAFYNGGKVTEYHLDRWTADNLDATYPRLSMKDSKKNWMTSTFWMQNASYLKMRNMQIGYSLPKRVLADSGITRLRVYFSVDNLFTITGFDGVDPESAYNMKDLSVSSSYYPLTRNYSFGVNLSF, from the coding sequence ATGTACAAAAAACTTGTGGGAAGGTCTTTAATACTGGCCTTGCTACTTTCCGGCTCCTTATCGGTGGACGCTCAGAAAATCACTCAACAGTTCAGGAATGTTCCTTTGAAAACAGTTCTGAAGGAAGTGGAAAAGCAGCTTCAATATTCAGTCATTTATAAAAAGGATGAAGTCAATGAAAACAAACAGATAACCCATAATTTTAAGGATGCGTCTGTAGAAGAAGTTTTGTCGGTTATACTGGATAATGGATTGAGTTACTCTATTCAAGGGAAAATGATCGTCATTTCGCAGAAGACTACGAAAGCATCAGTTTCCCAGCAGAAGAAAAAGGTGGCAGGTGTCGTGAGAGACAAAACCGGTGAACCGGTTATTGGTGCGAATGTGATAGAACGTGGAACAACGAATGGTACAGTGACGGATCTTGATGGGCATTTTACTCTGGAAGTGCCTCAGAATGCTATTTTACAAGTTTCTTATATCGGATATATGGAGCAGAATATCCCGGTAAATAACCGGAATGATATTCCTGTATCTTTATTGGACGATACACAAAATCTGGATGAGATCGTCGTAGTCGGTTACGGAACACAAAAGAAAGTGAACCTGACCGGTGCCGTGAGTAGTGTGAAAGCAGAGGTTCTTGAAAACAGAACGACATCGGATCCGGTCAATATGCTGACAGGTAATGTATCGGGTGTAACGATCGTACAAAATGCCGGACAACCGGGAGCGGACGGTGCTGCCCTGCGTGTCCGTGGTGTTGGAACGTTAGGAAACTCGGAAGCAATGGTTATTGTCGATGGCGTAGAATCGTCGATGAGTAATGTCGATCCGAATGATATTGAAAATATTTCCGTCCTGAAAGATGCGGCTGCAGCATCCATCTATGGAGTACGTGCAGCGAATGGTGTCGTTTTGATTACCACAAAACGAGGAGCTGTAGGCAAGCCGGTTATTTCTTACAACGGGTATGTGGGCTGGCAGCAGGCCACTCGTCTACCGAAATATCTGGATTCTTACAACTATGGTGTTCTGCTGAATGAAGCCTATAAGAATGATGGTCTGGAAGGGTTATATGATGATACGGCGCTGCAAAAGTTAAAAGACGGTTCGGATCCCGATCATTTTGCCAATAGCGATTGGTTGGATGCTTTGTTCAGTGAAAACGGACTGTTCCACAACCATCATCTCAGTGTGAACGGAGGATCTGAGGCAATTAAATACTCTCTTTCTTTCGGCTATCATAATAAGGAAGGGTTAATGCCGAATACTGATTATAACAAATTCAATGTTCGCTCAAACCTCGATGCAAAGATTAACGACCGATTGAATGTGTCCTTGAATCTTTCCGCTTACCGTAGCCGCATGGCTGCTCCTTCAACCGGGATTACAGATATAATGTATTATGCTTTTCGTGAAACACCAGTTACTCCGATTCAGTTTCAGAATGGGAATTACGGACTGTTTAAGAATGAGCACAACTCTGTAGCTTCTGCTCGGGAAAGTGGTTTGGCGCGTACTTACAACAATAATTTCCAGGGAAGTGCATCTTTTACCTATAAGATTCTCGAAGGATTATCTTTGCGTGGAAATGCCTCTACGACCTTTAATCTGAAAGACGAACATACTTTTTTGCGGAGTATGAAGTTCTATACGGCTGATTCTACAGATCCCATCCGGACAACCCGCAGTTCTGTGGAAAATAAGGATAATAAGATGCTCGAGGTAAACCTGCAGGCTTATCTGGATTATGCGAAGAGTTTCGGTAAACATGACCTGAAAGGTTTATTGGGGTATTCTCAGTTGTATAACCAATATCGTATTCTGGGCGCGTCCCGTAAAGATCTTCCCCTGAATAACAGCCTGGGTGAAATAAATGCAGGTGATGTTACGACGCAGGCAACCGAAGGAAACAAGGTAGAATATGCTTTACGTTCGGCATTTGCCCGTGTGAACTACACCTTCGATAACCGTTATCTGTTGGAAGCGAACCTCAGATACGACGGTACTTCACGTTTCCCGAAATACAACCGTTTCGGAGCATTCCCTTCTTTTTCTGCCGGTTGGCGTATGTCTGAAGAAAGCTTTTTCACAGCTTCCTGGATCGATAACCTGAAGTTCCGTGCATCCTGGGGACAGCTCGGTAATCAGGAGATTGGCGATTATGCATTCTATAATACTTATATGTTCGGTCAGGATTATAACTTTGGAAATATGCTGTATCCGGGTATTTCAATTAATGATAAGATGGCTAACTCCATTATTACCTGGGAAAAGACAGACCAGATAGATGTCGGTGTCGATGCAGATGCCTTCGGTGGAAAGTTGAGCTTTACCGGTGACTTCTTTATCAAGAATACCAGGGATATTTTACTGGAGTTGCCTATTCCTGAGATTGTCGGTGTAAAACCTCCGATGCAGAATGCCGGAAAGGTTCGTAATACAGGTATGGAAATGCAGATAAGCCACAATAATCAGATCAACGATTTTAAATATTATGCGACGTTCAATTTCAGTTATGTGCATAATGAAATTACTGATTTGAGCGGAGGTGATACTCCCGGACGTTCGGTAGGCGATCCTATAAACAATATCTATGGCTATGTTTGTGAAGGCATTTTTAGAGACCAGGCGGATATCGACGCACACCCTACACAAATATGGGGAGCCAAGCCGGGCGATCTTAAGTATAAAGACCTGAACAACGATAATAAGATAGATGAAAACGATCGTCAGTCGTTAGGTACTTATTTCCCTAAAATAAACTTTGGGCTTCGTCTGGGCTTTGAATATAAGAATTTTGATTTTTCTGCATTGATGCAGGGAGCCGGTATGGTAGATGCTATTGTAAAAGCTGAAATCAACAAGGCTTTCTATAACGGTGGCAAAGTAACCGAATATCATCTGGATCGCTGGACAGCGGATAACCTGGATGCCACTTATCCACGTCTGTCGATGAAAGATTCGAAAAAGAACTGGATGACATCTACTTTCTGGATGCAGAATGCCTCTTATCTGAAGATGAGAAATATGCAGATTGGTTATTCATTACCTAAACGGGTGTTGGCTGATTCGGGCATAACTCGCCTGAGAGTGTATTTTAGTGTAGACAATCTGTTCACTATTACTGGTTTTGACGGTGTCGATCCGGAATCTGCTTACAATATGAAAGACTTATCTGTGTCTAGTAGCTATTATCCGCTGACAAGAAATTATTCATTTGGTGTTAACCTTTCATTTTAA
- a CDS encoding FecR family protein — translation MELEKENIHQLAVHYFEGNITLPEEEELFLFVNARTDNYEMFRLWEKEWMQSVVPGRDVVSEWKHLQRRVHIQGGMSEMLRPKRYSLRQAVAVAAVIVVVLLGGSLGIFSLFSKQVDPAYFALVTAYGEKSRVMLTDGTVVWLNAGSTLRYADNFNARNRVVELEGEAYFEVEKQSDKTPFLVKTGCYDVVVKGTKFNVTSYPEDPFSSTTLLEGAVEVLYQGRQMEVKPGEMICFDKETKDFTSHHVQASQYRSWIEGRVEYDEIALGELAVRLSRKYDVKIHLDTTLDEDATFRVSLRNEETIDQFLRALSDIIPIRFERQGQDIYIRKQ, via the coding sequence ATGGAATTGGAAAAGGAGAATATTCATCAATTAGCTGTGCATTATTTTGAGGGGAACATCACCTTACCGGAAGAGGAAGAACTTTTTCTGTTTGTGAATGCCCGTACGGATAATTATGAAATGTTCCGTCTGTGGGAAAAAGAGTGGATGCAATCAGTTGTACCCGGCCGGGATGTCGTCAGCGAATGGAAACATTTGCAACGACGTGTCCATATACAAGGCGGTATGTCGGAAATGTTGAGGCCCAAACGGTATAGTTTGCGCCAGGCGGTGGCAGTGGCCGCTGTAATCGTAGTTGTATTGTTAGGTGGTTCTTTGGGGATATTTTCTCTTTTCAGTAAGCAAGTAGATCCCGCTTATTTTGCCTTGGTCACTGCTTACGGTGAGAAAAGCAGAGTGATGCTGACCGATGGAACCGTTGTTTGGCTGAATGCCGGATCGACTTTACGCTATGCCGATAATTTTAATGCAAGGAACAGGGTGGTAGAACTGGAAGGAGAAGCCTATTTCGAAGTGGAAAAGCAATCCGATAAAACGCCTTTTCTGGTAAAGACCGGTTGCTATGATGTCGTGGTAAAAGGAACCAAGTTCAATGTAACATCTTATCCGGAAGATCCTTTTTCGTCAACGACTTTATTGGAAGGAGCTGTCGAGGTATTGTATCAAGGTCGGCAAATGGAGGTGAAGCCCGGCGAAATGATTTGTTTCGATAAAGAAACGAAAGACTTTACCAGCCATCATGTACAGGCCTCGCAATACCGGTCGTGGATAGAAGGAAGAGTCGAATATGACGAAATAGCTTTGGGCGAATTGGCTGTCCGCCTGTCAAGAAAGTATGATGTGAAGATACATCTGGATACAACGCTTGATGAAGACGCCACCTTCAGGGTCTCATTGCGGAACGAGGAGACTATTGATCAGTTCCTGAGGGCACTGTCAGATATTATCCCAATACGTTTTGAGCGGCAGGGACAGGACATTTATATTAGAAAACAATAG
- a CDS encoding RNA polymerase sigma-70 factor, which produces MADFTDEKTLLQEIKNGNDQAFEFLFRSYYPRLRGYASRFVKDQEAIRDIIQESFLKFWEKRQLIEAISVSSLLFAMVRNACLNYLKHIQIVEQHNVEYLATLPGKEELYSLDFNLTPECTLLYKELQEQVDTVVNTLPPRCREVFIMSRFDKKKNREIAETLGISTTAVEKHIAKALMTFSKYFKDKYPLDIYIVVIAWLLSD; this is translated from the coding sequence ATGGCAGATTTTACCGACGAGAAAACATTATTGCAGGAAATAAAGAACGGAAACGATCAGGCTTTTGAATTTCTTTTCAGAAGCTATTATCCTCGTTTGCGCGGATATGCCTCTCGTTTTGTGAAAGATCAGGAGGCCATACGGGATATTATTCAGGAAAGTTTTTTGAAATTCTGGGAAAAGCGTCAGTTAATAGAAGCCATATCCGTCTCTTCCCTTTTGTTTGCAATGGTTCGGAATGCTTGTCTGAATTACTTAAAACATATTCAAATCGTAGAACAGCATAATGTCGAGTATCTGGCCACTCTTCCCGGGAAAGAAGAATTGTATAGTCTGGATTTTAACCTGACACCCGAATGTACCTTATTATATAAGGAATTACAGGAACAGGTGGACACCGTTGTAAACACATTGCCTCCACGTTGCCGTGAAGTATTTATTATGAGCCGTTTTGATAAAAAGAAAAATCGTGAGATAGCTGAAACTTTAGGTATCTCCACGACCGCTGTTGAAAAGCATATAGCCAAAGCCTTAATGACCTTCTCCAAATATTTTAAAGATAAGTATCCGCTTGATATTTATATTGTTGTTATTGCATGGTTGTTATCCGATTAG
- a CDS encoding glycoside hydrolase family 97 protein: MKKVVSISSSLWLLLLLFAAQMHAATQDVYSPDKKLKVSVNTTGQIAYSVYAGDDLLLKDCSLRLDLGDEVLGTSAVLKTVKRGTIHETIKPEISFKNAVVENNCNILLLNFKGDFSVEFRVFDDGVAYRFITARKGQIDIYDETCGINFGSDYLAHISQPNSFKTSYEYPYTHIHTTDYKANDKMTYLPILLENEQGYKILISEADLSDYPCMFFKSTGRNGLTSVFPNCPLEFGEDGDRSLKIVKEADYIARTSGNRSFPWRFFMITKDDRQLIGNDMVCKLSSQNVLGDVSWVKPGHVAWEWWHDAALYGVDFKSGYNMDSYKYYIDFASANGIPYMLMDEGWAETTYNPFIPNPTIDLFELISYAKERNVKIVLWLTWLAVENNFDLFQKFNEWGIAGVKIDFMDRSDQWMVNYYERVAKEAAKHHLFVDFHGSFKPAGLEHKYPNVISYEGVLGMEQGNRCIPDNSIYQPFMRNFVGPMDYTPGSMISAHPEDVHYTRTNAMSVGTRAYQLALYVVFESGLQMLADNPIYYNREKDCLDFMASVPVVWDETRCLYAKVGEAVVVARRKGDKWYIGGISGSKGKEVTINLDFLPEGKEYNIDYFQDGVNAERQAMDYKKDNKKVNASSSVTIRMVRNGGWVATLE, translated from the coding sequence ATGAAAAAAGTAGTATCAATAAGCAGTAGCCTCTGGCTACTGCTTTTACTCTTTGCAGCACAAATGCATGCTGCTACTCAGGATGTGTATTCTCCTGATAAGAAGTTGAAAGTATCGGTCAATACTACCGGACAGATCGCTTATTCTGTTTATGCCGGCGACGACCTTCTGTTGAAAGACTGTTCCCTCCGGTTGGATTTGGGTGATGAGGTACTGGGTACTTCAGCCGTGTTGAAAACTGTCAAGCGAGGGACTATTCATGAAACGATAAAACCTGAGATCTCCTTTAAGAATGCAGTGGTGGAGAACAATTGCAATATCCTGTTACTTAACTTCAAAGGAGATTTTTCTGTCGAATTCAGAGTGTTCGACGATGGTGTTGCCTATCGTTTTATAACAGCCAGAAAAGGACAGATAGATATTTATGATGAAACTTGCGGTATCAATTTCGGTAGCGATTATCTGGCCCATATCTCGCAACCCAATAGTTTTAAAACATCGTATGAATATCCTTATACCCATATCCATACAACAGACTATAAGGCAAATGATAAGATGACCTATTTGCCTATCCTGCTGGAAAATGAGCAAGGATATAAGATATTGATTTCGGAAGCCGATCTGTCCGACTATCCCTGTATGTTTTTCAAAAGTACAGGAAGAAATGGCCTGACTTCTGTATTCCCGAATTGCCCTTTGGAGTTTGGTGAAGATGGCGACCGCAGTCTGAAAATTGTAAAAGAAGCCGATTATATTGCACGTACTTCCGGTAACCGTAGCTTTCCGTGGCGTTTCTTCATGATTACCAAAGACGATCGTCAGCTGATTGGAAACGATATGGTCTGTAAGTTATCGTCCCAGAATGTATTGGGTGATGTGAGTTGGGTAAAACCCGGTCATGTTGCCTGGGAATGGTGGCATGATGCAGCATTATACGGAGTGGATTTCAAGTCCGGTTATAATATGGACTCTTATAAGTACTATATTGATTTTGCATCTGCCAATGGCATTCCTTATATGCTGATGGATGAAGGATGGGCCGAGACGACTTATAATCCTTTCATCCCCAATCCTACGATCGATTTGTTCGAACTAATCAGTTATGCCAAAGAACGGAATGTGAAAATAGTCCTTTGGCTTACCTGGCTGGCAGTGGAAAATAACTTCGACCTGTTCCAGAAATTCAACGAATGGGGAATTGCCGGAGTGAAGATCGACTTTATGGATCGCAGCGACCAGTGGATGGTAAACTATTATGAACGTGTGGCTAAAGAAGCAGCCAAGCACCATTTGTTTGTCGATTTTCATGGCTCATTCAAACCGGCAGGGCTGGAACATAAGTATCCGAATGTGATCTCTTACGAAGGTGTACTGGGAATGGAACAGGGAAACCGCTGTATACCAGACAACAGTATCTATCAGCCTTTTATGCGGAATTTTGTCGGTCCGATGGATTATACACCGGGTTCGATGATCAGTGCCCATCCCGAAGATGTACATTATACCCGTACCAATGCCATGAGCGTCGGTACCCGTGCTTATCAGCTGGCTTTGTATGTTGTCTTTGAAAGTGGATTGCAAATGCTGGCTGATAATCCTATTTATTATAACCGGGAGAAGGATTGTTTGGATTTTATGGCTTCTGTTCCGGTTGTCTGGGATGAAACACGTTGCCTGTATGCCAAAGTGGGCGAAGCTGTTGTCGTAGCTCGTCGCAAAGGAGATAAATGGTATATCGGAGGTATTTCCGGAAGTAAAGGAAAAGAGGTCACAATAAACCTCGACTTCCTGCCCGAAGGCAAAGAATATAATATAGACTATTTCCAGGATGGCGTAAATGCAGAGCGTCAGGCGATGGATTATAAAAAGGACAATAAGAAAGTGAATGCTTCTTCGAGTGTAACGATCCGTATGGTTCGTAACGGAGGTTGGGTAGCCACTTTGGAATAA
- a CDS encoding SusD/RagB family nutrient-binding outer membrane lipoprotein — translation MKHIINYLSIALLGLTLTNCNADFGDLNKDPNKVTKVGTDNLFHNVVGTLSIPSGEMKYFAPMMQYTATTNGNYDIVGNTFTVDGTAMGVYSSIWRSYCVDYLRYINLMDDQLAEETASASKQAQVDIVRVLVSSRYTDTFGPVPYDEGGKALNGISYPVYRTEKDIYLGTDKFKGLLQLLDDGVQTLQNSSDPVFEDDILYGGSRDKWIKFGASLMLRMAIQISNVEPELAKKYVGKAVAAGVISSMDEVAKVNHQPTVTGQPSYLDNEWATDIQYYIGSRGYCYSSTYISAFKKYSASQIDPRLKYIAAVYDAEGKYYGNYEDYEGMKNGCEMDDVDDVLKNMTFDEDFAPNIGRYGFASFKKETVLNRKGATTVMGAAEVYFLLAEAVLKGYISGTADTYYREGIRMGMRSLTLLGAPITDEEIENYISTVPALGENKAMNLRGALDEVITQKWLALFGNGLQIWNDWRRTHYPSVITDNPNPSKLSVTNGKMIGRLPYPQDEMVRNEANYLNGTAELSNKTNDYMNDVWWALSYYK, via the coding sequence ATGAAACATATAATAAATTATTTGTCGATAGCATTACTGGGACTTACATTGACTAATTGTAATGCCGACTTTGGTGATTTGAATAAAGATCCCAATAAAGTGACAAAGGTAGGAACAGACAACCTTTTCCACAATGTAGTAGGTACGCTGAGTATACCTTCCGGCGAAATGAAATATTTCGCTCCGATGATGCAGTATACAGCAACCACCAATGGTAACTACGACATCGTCGGTAATACTTTTACGGTAGACGGAACCGCAATGGGTGTTTACTCAAGTATATGGAGATCTTATTGTGTAGACTATCTGCGTTACATCAACCTGATGGACGATCAACTGGCAGAGGAAACTGCTTCGGCCTCCAAACAAGCACAGGTCGATATCGTCCGTGTACTTGTCTCAAGCAGATATACCGATACATTCGGTCCCGTTCCTTATGATGAAGGAGGAAAGGCGCTGAATGGAATTTCTTATCCTGTATACAGAACTGAAAAGGATATCTATTTGGGAACGGATAAGTTCAAAGGTCTTCTGCAATTACTGGATGATGGAGTTCAAACATTGCAAAACTCTTCAGATCCGGTTTTCGAAGACGATATCCTGTATGGCGGTAGTCGCGACAAATGGATTAAATTCGGAGCTTCACTTATGCTGCGTATGGCTATCCAGATATCGAATGTAGAACCGGAACTGGCTAAGAAGTATGTGGGTAAAGCCGTTGCTGCCGGGGTTATTTCTTCGATGGATGAAGTGGCAAAAGTCAATCATCAGCCGACAGTGACCGGACAACCCAGTTACCTCGATAATGAATGGGCTACCGATATTCAATATTATATAGGTTCACGTGGTTACTGTTATTCAAGTACCTATATTTCTGCATTTAAGAAATACAGTGCTTCTCAAATCGATCCACGTTTGAAATATATAGCAGCCGTTTACGATGCCGAAGGAAAGTATTACGGCAATTACGAGGACTACGAAGGTATGAAGAACGGATGCGAAATGGATGATGTCGATGATGTTTTGAAAAATATGACATTTGATGAAGATTTCGCTCCTAATATCGGACGTTACGGCTTTGCTTCTTTCAAAAAAGAAACGGTACTCAACCGGAAAGGCGCAACAACGGTAATGGGTGCAGCCGAAGTTTACTTCCTGTTGGCTGAAGCGGTGTTGAAAGGCTATATCTCCGGAACAGCAGATACATATTACCGGGAAGGTATCCGCATGGGTATGCGTTCGTTGACCCTGCTCGGAGCTCCTATCACCGATGAGGAAATTGAAAACTATATCAGTACGGTTCCCGCACTGGGTGAAAATAAAGCAATGAACCTGAGAGGTGCCTTGGATGAAGTGATCACACAAAAATGGCTGGCACTGTTCGGCAATGGTCTTCAAATCTGGAACGACTGGAGACGTACGCATTATCCGAGTGTCATTACCGACAATCCGAACCCCAGCAAGTTAAGCGTTACAAATGGAAAGATGATCGGTCGTCTGCCTTATCCGCAGGATGAAATGGTACGTAATGAAGCCAACTATCTGAATGGAACGGCTGAGTTATCCAATAAGACAAACGATTATATGAATGATGTATGGTGGGCTTTGTCTTATTATAAATAA